In Haloarcula sp. H-GB4, a single genomic region encodes these proteins:
- a CDS encoding class II fumarate hydratase translates to MTDEYRTEQDSLGEMQVPADAYWGAQTQRAVENFPISDVTFGRRFIRALGVVKKAAAQANRDLETIPEDKADCIIEAADEVIAGEHDDQFPVDVFQTGSGTSSNMNANEVISNRATELYGGDIGTREIHPNDHVNFGQSSNDVIPTAMHVASLEAVEKDVIPGLKTLRDELEAKENEFDNVVKTGRTHLQDATPVTLGQEFSGYRTQVEKGISRVQDVHGRLAELALGGTAVGTGLNTHPEFPEKAATYISEETDLNFREADNHFEAQAAHDAMAEAHGALRTVAGSLNKIANDLRLLASGPRNGLGEIDQPENQPGSSIMPGKINPVVAEAVNQVHKQVVGNDAAVSAGAAEGQIDLNLYKPVLASNFLQSAKLIANSSAVFGEKFVAKLEADADHCAERVEQSMALATALNPAIGYDKASKVAKKALAEEKTIREVVLEEGYLDEDEVDDVLDPEKMTKRGILGEE, encoded by the coding sequence ATGACCGACGAGTACCGGACAGAGCAGGATAGCCTCGGTGAAATGCAGGTGCCAGCCGACGCGTACTGGGGCGCACAGACGCAACGTGCCGTCGAGAACTTCCCGATCAGCGACGTGACGTTCGGGCGGCGATTCATCCGAGCGCTTGGCGTTGTCAAGAAAGCGGCCGCACAGGCGAACCGCGACCTCGAAACGATTCCAGAGGACAAGGCGGACTGTATCATCGAGGCCGCCGATGAGGTCATCGCCGGCGAGCACGACGACCAGTTCCCCGTCGACGTGTTCCAGACCGGGTCGGGCACGTCGTCGAACATGAACGCCAATGAGGTCATCTCCAACCGCGCCACGGAGCTGTACGGCGGCGACATCGGGACCCGCGAGATCCACCCGAACGACCACGTCAACTTCGGTCAGTCCAGCAACGACGTGATTCCGACGGCGATGCACGTCGCCTCCCTCGAAGCGGTCGAGAAGGACGTCATTCCGGGCCTGAAGACGCTGCGTGACGAACTCGAAGCCAAAGAGAACGAGTTCGACAACGTCGTCAAGACCGGGCGAACCCACCTCCAAGACGCGACGCCGGTGACGCTGGGCCAGGAGTTCTCCGGCTACCGCACGCAGGTCGAGAAGGGCATCTCCCGCGTACAGGACGTTCACGGTCGCCTCGCTGAACTCGCACTCGGCGGAACCGCGGTCGGGACTGGCCTGAACACCCATCCTGAATTCCCCGAAAAAGCCGCGACGTACATCAGCGAAGAGACCGACCTCAACTTCCGCGAGGCGGACAATCACTTCGAGGCCCAGGCCGCCCACGACGCGATGGCCGAGGCCCACGGTGCGCTCCGGACGGTCGCTGGTTCACTGAATAAGATCGCCAACGACCTCCGTCTGCTGGCGTCCGGTCCCCGCAACGGCCTCGGCGAGATCGACCAGCCGGAGAACCAGCCCGGCTCCTCGATCATGCCCGGGAAAATCAACCCCGTTGTCGCCGAAGCGGTCAATCAGGTCCACAAGCAGGTCGTCGGTAACGACGCTGCCGTCTCGGCTGGCGCTGCCGAGGGCCAGATCGACCTCAACCTCTACAAGCCCGTGCTGGCTTCGAACTTCCTGCAGTCGGCCAAGCTCATCGCCAACAGCAGCGCGGTGTTCGGCGAGAAGTTCGTCGCCAAACTGGAGGCCGACGCCGACCACTGCGCCGAGCGCGTCGAGCAGAGCATGGCGCTGGCAACGGCGCTCAACCCAGCTATCGGCTACGACAAGGCAAGCAAGGTAGCGAAGAAGGCGCTCGCCGAGGAGAAGACCATCCGCGAGGTCGTCCTCGAAGAGGGCTATCTCGACGAAGATGAGGTCGACGACGTACTCGACCCCGAGAAGATGACGAAGCGTGGCATCCTGGGCGAGGAATAG
- a CDS encoding carbohydrate ABC transporter permease: MSIRDGGFIDELRSTENSRIGLYALLLAGIVFYLFPVETAVMTMFKTESAFARTLPFAPPGTDGFTLDALTTAWNTLRPGLINSLLMAIPATIVSALLGSMTAYGLTTISWRGQVGVVVLIIAGIFIPYQAVLVPLAQFWFQVLPGLLNGFVNTVFGFITGGNWQYPSRNGYVQLLQLSITHAAYGIPICTLLFRSYYQSISDEMIEAARLDGASAFSIYRNIILPLSLPMFAVTLIYQFTQVYNDLLFALVLVNEPASQVATQRLAALTGGVVQSFNTTMAGAIVAALPTLLVYIMFGEQFAKGVAGE; this comes from the coding sequence ATGAGTATCAGAGACGGCGGTTTCATCGACGAACTTCGTAGTACAGAGAACAGCCGTATCGGCCTGTATGCCCTCCTGCTGGCGGGCATTGTCTTCTACCTTTTCCCGGTGGAGACGGCCGTGATGACGATGTTCAAGACCGAGAGCGCGTTCGCCCGGACGCTTCCGTTCGCGCCGCCGGGCACTGACGGCTTCACGCTTGACGCGCTCACTACCGCCTGGAACACGCTCCGGCCGGGACTTATAAACTCGCTGCTGATGGCGATTCCCGCGACGATTGTGTCGGCGCTGCTGGGCAGTATGACTGCGTACGGACTGACGACGATTAGCTGGCGCGGGCAGGTCGGCGTGGTCGTCCTCATCATCGCGGGCATCTTCATTCCCTATCAGGCCGTGCTGGTCCCGCTGGCACAGTTCTGGTTCCAGGTGCTTCCGGGACTGCTCAACGGCTTCGTCAACACTGTCTTTGGCTTCATCACGGGTGGCAACTGGCAGTATCCGAGCCGTAATGGGTACGTGCAGTTGCTGCAGTTGTCGATTACCCACGCCGCGTACGGGATTCCGATCTGTACACTGCTGTTCCGGTCGTATTACCAGAGCATCTCCGACGAGATGATTGAGGCCGCTCGCCTCGACGGCGCGAGTGCGTTCAGCATCTACCGCAACATCATCCTCCCGCTGTCGCTGCCGATGTTCGCGGTGACGCTCATATACCAGTTCACGCAGGTCTACAACGATCTGTTGTTCGCACTCGTGCTCGTTAACGAACCGGCTTCGCAGGTGGCGACCCAGCGCCTTGCGGCGCTCACTGGTGGGGTCGTCCAGTCGTTTAACACCACGATGGCAGGGGCCATCGTCGCAGCACTTCCGACGCTGCTCGTCTACATCATGTTCGGCGAACAGTTCGCGAAAGGCGTCGCTGGAGAATAA
- a CDS encoding GNAT family N-acetyltransferase, which translates to MSISLATPDDVTAINQVATAAWETDYPLLTQETVEDGVHDWYSPEQLESELVEPQTLLLVAEREEHVVGFAHATWHETDHTGYILRLYVHPDSRREGIGQSLLERTCEELFEHDIDRINAMVLSANEPGAEFYEQFGFEFADESDTEIGGERYPESRYVLADESRV; encoded by the coding sequence ATGTCAATTAGCCTGGCAACTCCGGACGATGTAACGGCGATCAATCAGGTGGCAACGGCAGCCTGGGAGACGGACTACCCCCTGCTCACCCAGGAAACGGTTGAAGACGGCGTTCACGACTGGTATTCGCCCGAGCAGCTCGAATCGGAACTGGTCGAACCGCAGACCCTCTTGCTTGTCGCCGAGCGCGAGGAGCACGTTGTCGGGTTCGCACACGCGACGTGGCACGAGACTGACCACACGGGGTATATTCTCCGGCTGTACGTCCATCCTGACTCCCGGCGCGAGGGAATCGGCCAGTCACTGCTAGAACGGACCTGCGAGGAACTGTTCGAGCACGATATCGACCGGATCAACGCGATGGTCCTCTCGGCGAACGAACCGGGAGCCGAGTTCTACGAGCAGTTCGGATTCGAGTTCGCCGACGAGAGCGACACCGAAATCGGCGGCGAGCGCTACCCCGAGAGCCGCTACGTCCTTGCGGACGAGTCACGGGTATAG
- a CDS encoding ABC transporter ATP-binding protein, translated as MAQLTLDEVTKTFQDDDGEIIAVDEISVDIEDGEFLCVVGPSGCGKSTTLRMIAGLEDITRGEIRLNGQIINDQPPARRNVAMVFQSYALYPHMTVRENMAFGLEESTDMPDDEINERVEKACKDMGIFELIDRKPGELSGGQQQRVALGRAIVRDPEVFLMDEPLANLDAKLKAEMRTELQELQQDLDVTTVYVTHDQTEAMTMSDRIAILNDGVLQQCATPLECYHEPNNLFVAGFIGEPSMNFFPMTLEGSTLKGEWFEYELSDETIAAVEGTTDITLGIRPEDIEFIQSDAGPNVFDSTVHVVEPRGNENTAHLQFDESMDDQFIATVGGMKQLKAGQRVKVRFPENAIHLFDTASGEAIRNRTLDEIETVESVV; from the coding sequence ATGGCACAACTCACACTGGACGAGGTAACGAAGACGTTCCAAGACGACGACGGCGAAATTATCGCAGTTGACGAGATATCGGTCGACATCGAGGACGGCGAGTTCCTCTGTGTCGTCGGTCCATCTGGCTGTGGAAAATCAACGACACTGCGGATGATTGCCGGGCTCGAAGACATCACGCGCGGCGAAATCCGACTGAACGGTCAGATAATCAACGATCAGCCGCCGGCCCGTCGGAACGTGGCCATGGTGTTCCAGTCCTACGCCCTGTACCCGCACATGACCGTGCGGGAGAACATGGCGTTCGGGCTGGAGGAATCGACAGATATGCCCGACGACGAGATCAACGAGCGCGTTGAGAAGGCGTGCAAGGATATGGGCATCTTCGAGCTCATCGACCGCAAACCAGGCGAACTCTCCGGCGGGCAGCAACAGCGTGTGGCGCTGGGCCGCGCTATCGTCCGGGACCCCGAAGTGTTCCTGATGGACGAACCGCTGGCGAATCTGGACGCGAAGCTCAAAGCCGAGATGCGAACCGAACTTCAGGAGCTCCAGCAAGATCTTGACGTGACGACGGTGTACGTCACCCACGACCAGACGGAGGCGATGACGATGAGTGACCGCATTGCAATCCTCAACGACGGCGTCCTCCAGCAGTGCGCGACGCCGCTTGAGTGTTACCACGAGCCGAACAACCTCTTTGTCGCTGGCTTCATCGGCGAGCCGTCGATGAATTTCTTCCCGATGACGCTGGAGGGGTCGACGCTCAAAGGGGAGTGGTTCGAGTACGAACTCAGCGACGAGACGATCGCCGCGGTCGAGGGGACGACCGACATCACGCTTGGTATCAGGCCTGAAGATATCGAATTCATTCAGAGCGACGCCGGCCCGAACGTGTTTGATTCGACGGTCCACGTCGTTGAGCCACGCGGGAACGAGAACACGGCGCACCTGCAGTTCGACGAGTCGATGGACGACCAGTTCATCGCGACAGTCGGCGGGATGAAACAGCTCAAAGCCGGCCAGCGCGTCAAAGTCCGGTTCCCCGAAAACGCCATCCACCTCTTCGACACGGCCAGTGGAGAGGCCATCCGGAACCGTACGCTCGACGAGATCGAAACCGTCGAATCTGTCGTCTGA
- a CDS encoding carbohydrate ABC transporter permease encodes MREILSRLLATGGRLRSAVSRDESDGDQLATDGGATVKTTRRDSLRNSLPVEWELIESAPFWLPPVLFAGFFVYGAIAWNFLLSLTDYSGLGGAQYETFDLSMYSRILNDGAFWQAAQNTVVLLVVFTALCLALGLFVAILIDQQIRFENTFRTIYLLPMSLSFVVTATMWAWVYNARNGVLNQFLRVFNLEGAIVGLLRPAGVNAEVIQWLSWNTTALAAVIFALIWQFSGYAMVVFLAGLRAIPTEHYEAARVDGASTVRMYARVIIPQLRASAVSASVVLMVFALKAFDFIYALRGSQPGANMDILATMMYRVAFDSLQWAYGSAVAIVLFALALLVIGPYLYSEYRRGEL; translated from the coding sequence ATGCGCGAGATACTCAGTAGACTCCTCGCCACCGGGGGTAGGCTCCGGTCGGCGGTATCGAGAGACGAATCGGACGGCGACCAACTGGCAACAGACGGAGGGGCGACGGTGAAAACGACCCGGAGAGACTCGCTCCGGAACTCACTGCCGGTCGAGTGGGAACTCATCGAATCCGCCCCGTTCTGGCTGCCGCCAGTCCTGTTTGCGGGCTTTTTCGTCTACGGCGCTATCGCCTGGAACTTCCTCCTGTCGCTGACCGACTACAGCGGCCTGGGTGGTGCACAGTACGAGACCTTCGATCTCAGTATGTACAGCCGCATACTGAACGACGGGGCGTTCTGGCAGGCGGCACAGAATACGGTGGTGTTACTTGTCGTGTTCACCGCCCTCTGTCTGGCGCTTGGCCTGTTTGTGGCCATCCTCATCGACCAGCAGATACGCTTCGAGAACACGTTCCGGACCATCTACCTGCTCCCGATGAGCCTCTCGTTCGTCGTCACGGCGACGATGTGGGCGTGGGTGTACAACGCCCGTAACGGCGTTCTCAACCAATTTCTCCGCGTGTTCAATCTCGAAGGGGCCATCGTGGGACTACTCCGGCCGGCTGGAGTCAACGCTGAGGTCATTCAGTGGCTCTCTTGGAACACGACCGCACTGGCGGCGGTCATCTTCGCGCTTATCTGGCAGTTCAGCGGCTACGCGATGGTTGTCTTCCTCGCCGGCCTCCGTGCAATCCCGACCGAACACTACGAGGCTGCGCGGGTCGACGGGGCGTCGACGGTTCGGATGTACGCGCGAGTAATCATCCCACAGCTCCGTGCTTCCGCGGTGTCCGCGTCGGTGGTGCTGATGGTGTTTGCGCTGAAAGCGTTCGACTTCATCTACGCGCTTCGTGGCTCACAGCCGGGGGCGAACATGGACATTCTGGCGACGATGATGTATCGGGTTGCGTTCGACAGCCTCCAGTGGGCGTATGGGTCAGCCGTCGCTATTGTGCTGTTTGCCCTCGCACTGCTGGTCATCGGACCATATCTCTACAGCGAATACCGACGGGGTGAACTATGA